The following is a genomic window from Xenopus laevis strain J_2021 chromosome 2L, Xenopus_laevis_v10.1, whole genome shotgun sequence.
gtagccatggcgcagccattcaagcacaagatacacagtagataacagataaatactactatagtttatataaacaagctgatgtgtagccatgggggcagccattcaagcacaggatacacagtagataacagataagtactactatagtttatataaacaagctgttgtgtagccatgggggcggacattcaagcacaggatacatagtagataacagataagtactactatagtttatataaacaagctgctgtgtagccatgggggcagccattcaagcacaggatacacagtagataacagataagtactactatagtttatataaacaagctgatgtgtagccatgggggcagccattcaaccacaggatacacagtagataacagataagtactactataatttatataaacaagctgctgtgtagccatggggcagccattcaagcacaggatacacagtagataacagataagtactactatagtttatataaacaagctgctgtgtagcaatgggggcagccattcaaacacaggatacacagtagataacagataagtactactatagtttatataaacaagctgctgtgtagccatggggcagccattcaagcacaggatacacagaggataacagataagtactactatagtttatataaacaagctgctgtgtagccatgggggcagccattcaagcacaggatacacagtagataacagataagtactactatagtttatataaacaagctgctgtgtagccatgggggcagccattcaagcacaggatacacagtagataacagataagtactactatagtttatataaacaagccgctgagtagcactgggggcagccattcaagcacaggatacacagtagataacagataagtactactatagtttatataaacaagctgctgtgtagccatggagacaGCCACTCAAATATATCAGGTTATATAGCAGGTAGCAGATAGGATctatagaatataatggtgttctgcAGAACTAAtctatctgctatttaacctgtgccatttagccctacTTCAATAACTtagatttgtcttccctgtgtatatatatatatatagtacttttatgcactgtacagtgctgcagctcGTTAACAGtgtattacaaataaagttataaatacatacacTACTGGGAACTTGTGCAGGAGAGGTGTAAATGCAAGGATGCTGCACTACCTCCCTACAGAACTATCACTGTTTACCATCTCATTACATGATATTACAAAGTTGATTtctgtatatctagtataggtcaatctaaaaacaactggacttgctgagtaatcaatgaagacgtttcacatccgagcagcttcttcagtacaactgactggtgtgggaagttctcggcatataaactcttccactaatccaatcacaatcccacattgtaactcttcaaagaggtgaaactcacagaggtgtagattgtgtgtagttactgtgataggattatccaatgtgtcatgtgactcctagatacagctgttacttgataaagggctcttggcccgaaacatgttgtgtgcaataaagagaaCCTAgtagcaagttctgcctcttcgttggctttctctcagttctcttgttaattgacttcatttcctacacctggagcgggggtgccctactgagattgagagcacagcTACCAAATCCCCAGTCATTCCAATACATTGCcctatatagtgatcatatccccttatatatttatatatagtgatcatatccccttatatatttatatatagtgatcatatcccccttatatatttatatatagtgatcatatccccttatatatttatatatagtgatcatatccccttatatatttatatatagtgatcatatcccccttatatatttatatatagtgatcatatccccttatatatttatatatagtgatcatatccccttatatatttatatatagtgatcatatccccttttatatatttatatatagtgatcatatccaattatatatttatatatagtgatcatatcccccttatatatttatatatagtgatcatatccccttatatatttatatatagtgatcatatcccccttatatatttatatatagtgatcatatcccccttaaatatttagatatagtgatcatatccccttatatatttatatatagtgatcatatccctcttatatatttatatatagtgatcatatcccccttatatatttatatatagtgatcatatccctttatatatttatatatagtgatcatatcccccttaactgtctcttagcttataccacccctttaatctcgTCAAAAAAAACCTAAGAGCATTCCTTTTGgatcactagaacattagcctaatcctgtccctactgactatgccttaccttgtgcactttttcatctccaatttgtacctgtatgttatcctcccatccacttagactgtaagctctacgggacagggacctccttcccactacgtCTCTTACAcaaagcacttaaaggggttgttcaccttccaaacacttttttcaattcagttgtttttagattgttccccagaaataaagacttttttcaattactgtccattatttattttttaaattttttccaaaatctaagtttaaaggtgaatgttggtgtctctggtgtttgagtgacagctcagtaattcaggtgcagattctgttacaattttacaacattgagttgatccatttctcagcagcatctgtggagtatcagtaactattgtatcaagtctaacagctgcctgtaatgaaacccagagattctgctcagcagggacaaagataacaaatggatcaactaaatgtatcaatttagaacagtttacagggtcggcgactcccctcccagaactgctttagaaggagggaaatgacactttacagttcaatattagaaaaaccgtcacacatagaaaatagaaagtcattggaaaaagtcattatttctagtgatCTTTTTGAAACccactagttgtttgaaggtgaacaacccctttaagagaggattccttagggaggaattcagggatgggaTATCagagataaggagcagcaagatagaagggtttgagatgagaggtggcagtggatgtggatggtgtgaagagaagtgCGGAGAAGACAACTAagaacgtatagtgagacaagagaagaaatgtaatgaGGAGCAGAAGAGTGAGGGACATGAATGTCAGTAGAAGGAGTTTATATGTTAtcatttgcttaacaggcagTCACACTGAGGATTTTAGTTGgagttgagcaggttcccttttaggagagaggagaaggatcctggtagcagagattaagattgattggaggagagagatgggagtcaggaagaccagttagtgGAGCAGGCACAGAGTCTCTGTCAGTGTGCCATAAGCTGgtgcctagcaaccagctgcacaGTGATCTCAGTGCTACAGGAAATTGCATAGCAGCCGGGGAGGGGCCGGGGAGGGGCCGGCAGGAAGAGGAAACAGGAGAGTCTGGCAGAGGAGGAAAGTGTTGCAATTAGCACAGAAATAGTTACCTGGGAGCACGCCGATTCTCTCAAACCTCTATGTATAATGTTTTTAGGTAATTATACCTTTGATATGTTCTTGCATactgttttaaagttttttttctctctgtgttCCCCCTTCCCCTTTTCTCCCATGAGCTTTTCAGAATTTcttatttttcccttttcatttttgtttgttcacATTTTCTTAAGGGGGAATTAATTGTTAATATATTCTTTGCAGAGCATTAAGGGTTAATGATTTTATGGGTGGCggcttatttgtatttatacttgaTTTTTGTGTGAACCAgtgtgcttttgagaaagtgtCTGGATAGCCACAAAACGCGTTAAGCTATGGTTCCCTTGCTAGACAGAGTGCCTTATTAATGGAACAttaatgcaataataaaatatggatttttaaagcgACTTTCAAGTCTGTAGTTCTCCCTCTACGGTAGAGGAGGAAAGTGTGTCAGAGAGAGCCACAAGGGTGAGAGCAGTGCCGGAAGGGTAGtcgcactgtatgtctgactgGGCTGGACTCACATGAAAGATCTGTGTGAATCATTCAAAGAGACTTTTGGAGTGAGTAttacatttaaagtgacagtacccTAAAGCACTTGAAGATTTTACAGAATGTGTTTGGgcatacattaaaggggacccgtcacccaaaaaaataaatcaaaatcctattttatcacattagtcaagcaaaatgaactttaattacactgtttaaatgatttgaatcttgtttccttgtcccgtgtcatcaggtaagtgctTGTTAGGATCACTAGAGTCAATTGAGTGAAGAGTTCAAGCAGTGAAAACTGCTTAAGTGTAACAGGGAATTGAAGAGTGgaagacaggcagaggtcaaacataatcagagacagacagaggtcAATAAGCAAATAGAAGTTCAGAAGTATCCGAAGGCAAATCGAGTCAAACAGGAAAAGTTCACAGGTTCAGAATCACTAGCCAGGAAAATAACCAAGCGCTGTTTACTTCCTCAGACGTCTATTTGAAGGGacaattttggcgccaaacgtcAAGGCGCAGCGGGATGACACTGAGCGTTGAACATGGCGTGTCCGCGTCTGTCGCGATTAAACAGATGCACACGCAAAGATGCGCGCACAGGCAACAAGCACCGAGaatgcgcagaaccctgcacacccctgcgcacAGGCAAAGACTTAGCTGCGTCCAGTGGTACATTACAGTGTCACATGTGGAGTGTAACATTGACAAAGGGGTGTCAAAAGGGGTACAGTTCATAAGAAATAACGTAGCTTATTCCTAAtacaacaagctgctgtgtagccatggggcagccattcaaagctgaaaaagaacaaaaggcacaggatataaagcagataacggataagctctgtagtatatagttgaatttttcagaacttactgtatctgttatatactgcccccatggctacacaacagtgtgtttatataaactatagtagtacttatctgttatctactgtgtatcctgtgcttgaatggctgcccccatggctacacaacagtgtgtttatttaaactatagtagtacttatctgttatctactgtgtatcctgtgcttgaatggctgcccccatggctacacagcagtttgtttatataaactatagtagtacttatctgttatctactgtgtatcctgtgcttgaatggctgcccccagggctacacagcagcttgtttatataaactatagtagtacttatctgttatctactgtgtatcctgggcttgaatggctgcccccatggctacacagcagcttgtttatataaactatagtagtacttatctgttatctactgtgtgtcctgtgcttgaatggctgcccccatggctacacagcagcttgtttatataaactatagtagtacttatctgttatctactgtgtatcctgtgcttgaatggctgcccccatggctacacagcagcttgtttatataaactatagtagtacttatctgttatctactgtgtatcctgtgcttgaatggctgcccccatggctacacagcagcttgtttatataaactatagtagtacttatctgttatctactgtgtatcctgtgcttgaatggctgcccccagggctacacagcagcttgtttatataaactatagtagtacttatctgttatctactgtgtatcctgtgcttgaatggctgcccccatggctacacagcagcttgtttatataaactatagtagtacttatctgttatctactgtgtgtcctgtgcttgaatggctgcccccatggctacacagcagcttgtttatataaactatagtagtacttatctgttatctactgtgtatcctgtgcttgaatggctgcccccatggctacacagcagcttgtttatataaactatagtagtacttatctgttatctactgtgtatcctgtgcttgaatggctgcccccatgactacacagcagcttgtttatataaactatagtagtacttatctgttatctactgtgcatcctgtgcttgaatggctgcccccatgtctatacagcagcttgtttatataaactatagtagtacttatctgctatctactgtgtatcctgtgcttgaatggctgcccccatggctacacagcagcttgtttatataaactatagtagtacttatctgttatctactgtgtatcctgtgcttgaatggctgcccccagggctacacagcagcttgtttatataaactatagtagtacttatctgttatctactgtgtatcctgggcttgaatggctgcccccatggctacacagcagcttgtttatataaactatagtagtacttatctgttatctactgtgtgtcctgtgcttgaatggctgcccccatggctacacagcagcttgtttatataaactatagtagtacttatctgttatctactgtgtatcctgtgcttgaatggctgcccccatggctacacagcagcttgtttatataaactatagtagtacttatctgttatctactgtgtatcctgtgcttgaatggctgcccccatggctacacagcagcttgtttatataaactatagtagtacttatctgttatctactgtgtatcctgtgcttgaatggctgcccccatggctacacagcagcttgtttatatcaactataatagagtttctgaagcaaacacaccagttttatcagtgcatggcaacaatacattatatttaatttttttatcacgtcttttcctttaaaacacttttattttttggtgttactgttcctttaatctaaaATTCCATCACTGATAATTACACATCATTAACATTCACATGATCTAGACTTACAGCAACATTAAGATGTGAACATGTTACTAacatattgaaaaaaactttacaaatacagtatcataataaaaaattaaaacatactgtataaaccatGCATTTGCCttctatttggataaaataccaTTGAAGGCAAACACATTCAATTAGAATTGTGCCCAGTTGATGAAACATTTTAAACAAGATTTTATGAATAATTCCCAACCTTATCAAACCAGCATAGATATATGAAAATCATTTGCAATATAGGTACACAGTGAAAGCTCAATTTTATATTCCATGTAAAGTTTTTCTGCACTTTCCATAGTTTTTTTCGCTCCCTCCAATATATAACgaataatacattttcccagatttgtaaatttttttctggtcccctgaaaaacataaaatgagagttctactgtatttaacTATATTTAGTTAATATCTTCCATCAATGACAGTTGATATATCCCACAAACTAATAATGTAAATGCTCTATGAATATTTAATAGGGGGTGTTTTCATACAACATAAACCAATATTcatgtcaaaaaaaatatttctaaaattccTTGAAATTCTCTTTTCCTGTGTGCAGAACAGAAAGTTCTCTTTACCAGATATTTTCATCTGCTGGAGCTGAAATCTAACACATAAACTTTATAGATATATGAGGCAACATGCATTTGTTAGTTGTCTAtttctgtatgaaaaaaaaaaaacaggttttccatTTTGCTAATATATGTAGGTATTACTAGTCCTTTGTGCCTAAAGGTCAAACTAATAATGACCTTCTCATTAAACCACCATGGACCATCTGAAAATGTTGGAAAACCTCAAGTCTCATTCATCTACTGGACAACACTTTGTTTAAATTCTACTGCAGTCTCTCCAAACCTCAAAAgttgtaatttaaaataaagacacaatggcttaaagggatactgtcatgggaaaaaaaatttttttcaaaatgaatcagttaatagtgctgctccagcagaattctgcactgaaatccatttctcaaaagagcaaacagatttttttatattcaattttgaaatatgacatggggctagacatattgtcaatttcccagctgcccccagtcatgtgacttgtgctctgataaacttcaatcactctttactgctgtactgcaagttggactgatatcaccccctccctccccccccccccagcagccaaacaacagaacaatgggaaggtaaccagataacagctccctaacacaagctgcctggtagatctaagaacaacactcaatagtaaaatccaggtcccactgagacacattcagttacattgagaaggaaaaacagcagcctgccagaaagcatttctctcctaaagtgcaggcacaagtcacatgaccaggggcagctgggaaattgacaaaatgtctagccccatgtcagatttcaaatttgaatataaataaatctatttgctcttttgagaaatggatttcagtgcagaattctgctggagtagcactattaactgattcattttgagagaTCTACCCATGATATCAAAGCCAAATGCCCAGTGGCAGTCACATACGTCTACTAATGCCCTGCCATATAAATGATAATGTGATTCTGCTTTCAAAGGTAAACTAAACTGGGAAATAAGAAATATCCTACACTATTACAAGTTGGTTAACATTCCTATTTTACTGCCTTCAAGGACTAAAAGGATATATTAATGCATCTTGTAGAATTAGTATACTCTTGCTCATCTGTTCCTCACAATGTGGTATCACAGACACAGAATATGATCACTTTCCCTGGTGCTGACACTAATTCTATAGCTAAAGTACAATATACTCACGTATCATCCCCTGTTGGGCCCAGTTCTAGTCAATAACAGTCACACTGCCCTTCCCTACCCAGAATAGAGCatggaggggctcagtgaatgtggcagtgaaggtgtgtaagtgtctgattggctcactcagctcatagaaggacagacgtccggcctcatagtccagaTACACTCGGATTTGGTTAATGGGAGATCTGCCTTGGGGGAAAGATAAACTGGTTTCTATTCCACCATGTAGCACAGAAAAGGAACTTGTGTTATAGCTGGATTGTACAATCCCCAACTCCCAGGACTTGTTATCATTCCCAATATTAGAGTACCCtcccctctctatactgggataggccacccctacccgCAATTGCTCTGATTTACTGTAATCTACATCCCAGTAATGTTGCCCAATATGAAAACACATGGTGCTTAAGACTTGAGTTTGAAACTGAAAATTCTTTACTGTGTAAGCCTGGTTTGCACTATAAACCTGAAATGTCTGTGATTGATTATAGTAACCCTGGTTTATATATGATCCTGGGTAAGATGAGTAACCCTGTTTTACAGATGATCCTGAGTAAGATGCAGATTTAGCATCCGTTGATATTGTCAAGTCCTTGTGAGCTGTGTTTCTATCCATGATTATTGACTCATTCCCTAGTCTTCTCTTTGCCCTTGTTACTATATCTCCTAAGCCCCTGTATATTGGGTTCATGATCAGAACCTCATGCAGATCATTTTCATCATGGAGCTTTCCATCATCACTCTCTTTCCCCCCAATATCTCTGCAGTCATTTTCCCAAACATCAGCCCCTTCTGATTCCAGTTTCTTTAACAGAGAGaatggatctgccatgttgcacagctcctctaTGTGCCGCATCTTCTCCCCCAGcttttccttctttatttccagctccCGGATCAGATTAGTGAGTGGgagtgagagcttctctttctggctggagatgtcactcaggagtcgcttctctagagcttccagctgttccctgatgtctctaaacagggcagtgactctctctgtctcaccggctgctttttctgccacttctctcctgcgctcctgcagtctctggaTTTGCCCTTCAGTCTCTTCTCTCTTTATGGGCAGTTTTTCTAGAACTTGTCTTAATTGGATCATCATCTTCTCAAAGGCTTCCTTCAGAGGTTCCACATTGTGCCCCTTGTGCTGCCCAAACCCAGCACagtacacacagacacagacggATTCCCCATGGCAGTAATAAGTCAGGAGTTCATCATGTTGGGGGCATTTCCTCTCCCCAAAAGAACGTGTGGGGGCAGTTAAGATGTGCTTGTGTGACTGGCTGTGCCCCCTCAGGTGGGTAtcacacagagaagcctcacacaggagacaggatttaGCAGCAGGTACAGGAGAGAGGACACAGTAGGTGCAGAAGATCCCGGTCTCTCCCAGTTGGGTCTCAGTTGGACGGAATCTCTCTGCTATGTTACCCAGAGTTCTGTTCCTGGGCAGGGCAGGGCGCTCCTCATACTCCTGtctgcattcagggcaggaataagCCCCAGATCCCTCCTGGGTGTCCAGCACCTTCTCAATGCAGCCCTGGCAGAAGTTGTGCCCACACGGCAGCATTACAGGGTCAGTATAAAGGATCAGACAGATGGAGCAGCTCAACTCGTCGATCACATCTGCAGCCGCCATCACTGAAATCAGGAACTGCCTCTGAGAAACAAGAAAAAGAAACGAAACTGAAAGTCTTTCTGGGAAACAATTTGCACATCCTGGGCTTTCTCACTGCAACATTAACCATTAAAACAACATAGGGTTGTGTCTTGAAAATAATAACTCCCTTGTTTGGCTAATGGTAGTAGaatcctattaaaaaaaattaccaaacaaTATTTGTCAAAGTTGGTCAAAATGGACTTAGTTCCTTTATCTCATACAATACAGACTCTGCACTTGTACCGGTTTGAAATGGGATGTATCGTTGTGTATATTGGGCACAATGCAATGATGTAATAGAGGGTTTATGAAATGCAAATAcactttggacagagacaagttttttctaattttggttctgtacatgaccacaatgacgtttaaatgaaacaacttagatgcagttgaactgcagactttcagctttaattcagtgggtggaacaaaaagattgtataaaaatgtgaggaactaaagcctttttttaacacaatcccttcatttcaggggctcaaaagtaattggacaaattaaaaagtgaaaataaaatgttcaagtcTAATAGTTGGTAGAAAATCCTTTgctgcaatgacaggctgaagtgttgaactcatggacatcagcagattgtgggtttgctcctgtttaatgctctgccaggtctttactgcagccgcttctttcacttgctctttgtttgtggcctttctgtcccacgtttagtcttcaacaagtgaaatgcagctcaattggcttcacatcagctgaatattccacttctttgctttaataaactccagggttgctttggctctatgttttggctcattatgagacgcctcccaatcaatgtgactgcatttagctggagcagacagtgtctctgaagagctcacaattcattcttgtgcttctgtgtcacatgatggataaacactagtgtcccactggcagccatgcaccccaagccatcacactgccccccaaatgttttatacacaactgtgctatgctttggatcatcagctcttccaCTCCATCTCTTTTTtactcttgccatcattctgctagaggtCCATCTTGGTTTTATCTGTCCAAGAATGTTTTTCCACAATTGTGCTGGAttgtttagattttatttttagcaaagtccaatgtagcctttgtatTGTTGATGCTTATGATGCTTTATggcagacttggatatggagactctacctcctggagactgttcttcacttgtttggctcttgtgaagggctttctcttccccatggaaatgattctgagatcatccaccactgttgtcttccatggacgtccaggtctttttgtgttgctcagttcaccagtgatttctttctttctcaccatgtaccaaactggagattttgcctctcctaatattggagcaatttctcggatgggttttttctgtttttgcagcttaaggaggacttgtttcacctgcatggagagctcctttgtcctcatgttgtctgttccacatacaccccccccctcaaatcaactccagggcttttatctgcttcattgataatgatataaccaaggaattgccccacctgcccatgaaataccCTTTGACTCAATtgcccaattacttttgagcccctgaaatgaagtgattgtgttaaaaaggatttagttcctcacattttaatacaatctttttgttcaaccctgagctgtttcatttaaaattcattgtggtcatgtacaaaaccaaaattagaaaaaacttgtctctgtccaaagatttatggacttaATTGTACATGTACTTGTAATGTCCATTTGGACTTTTATATATGTAGGAGAAACAGTGCAACATAATCATGTTCATATTTCACAACATTGTTTATCAATTCTTGAATGGTATAACAAATCAACTTTAAATACATACCCATTAATAAACTAAAACACCACATTTATACAATCCATCAATGAatgtccaaatgtttaaaaacataaCACAAAATAGCATTTATAACTGTATCAGTACTTTAACACCTCagataaactatataaatattgttgCCAATGTGTTATTCTAGTAGGTGATTTATAGTTCAACACTATAGTTCAAAGCTACCAGTCATGAAGTAGCTACTCTCCAAGTTCCACCCCAGTTACTACAGATCCAGCACAGTTGATCCCATTCAGCCTCTTTAGTTTAATCCTTAATGAACAGCTTAATGTTACTTAGTATCTTATTGGTATATcccttaatttaatttaaatgaccACTTAACCCCCACCTACATCACATCCTATCactcagtattattattttgGGTCCCAAGTTCTTACAGCATAGCTACAAACTCTGCCCTACTTCTTGTTGCACACTGGTACCGTggttatacattaaggggccgattcactaacttcgagtgaaggattcgaagtaaaaaaactttgaatttcgaagtgttttttgggctacttcgaccatcgaatgggctactacgaccttcgactacgacttcgaatcgaaggattcaaactaaaaatctttcgactattcgatagtcgaagtactgtctctttaaaaaaacttcgaccccctagttcgccatctaaaagctaccgaagtcaatattagcctacggggaaggtccccataggcttggctaagtttttttgatcaaaggatattccttcgatcattggatttaaatccttcgattcgaaggatttaatcattcgctcgaaggaataatccttcgatcgtacgatcgcactatttgcgctaaatccttcgacttcgatattcaaagtcgaaggattttaattcccagtcgaatatcgagggttaattaaccctcgatattcgacccttcgtgaatcggccccttagtctactagaaaatcatgtaaatattaaataaacccaatagactggttttgcctccaataaggattaattatatcttagtttggatcaagtacaagcggctgtttt
Proteins encoded in this region:
- the trim39l.1.L gene encoding E3 ubiquitin-protein ligase TRIM39 isoform X1 → MAAADVIDELSCSICLILYTDPVMLPCGHNFCQGCIEKVLDTQEGSGAYSCPECRQEYEERPALPRNRTLGNIAERFRPTETQLGETGIFCTYCVLSPVPAAKSCLLCEASLCDTHLRGHSQSHKHILTAPTRSFGERKCPQHDELLTYYCHGESVCVCVYCAGFGQHKGHNVEPLKEAFEKMMIQLRQVLEKLPIKREETEGQIQRLQERRREVAEKAAGETERVTALFRDIREQLEALEKRLLSDISSQKEKLSLPLTNLIRELEIKKEKLGEKMRHIEELCNMADPFSLLKKLESEGADVWENDCRDIGGKESDDGKLHDENDLHEVLIMNPIYRGLGDIVTRAKRRLGNESIIMDRNTAHKDLTISTDAKSASYSGSSVKQGYSSYPGSYINQGYYNQSQTFQVYSANQAYTVKNFQFQTQVLSTMCFHIGQHYWDVDYSKSEQLRVGVAYPSIERGGYSNIGNDNKSWELGIVQSSYNTSSFSVLHGGIETSLSFPQGRSPINQIRVYLDYEAGRLSFYELSEPIRHLHTFTATFTEPLHALFWVGKGSVTVID